One window from the genome of Maridesulfovibrio ferrireducens encodes:
- a CDS encoding nucleotidyl transferase AbiEii/AbiGii toxin family protein has translation MNKYEKQVRILLRVLALIEFDHPNGDGSPFLALKGGTALNFFLWDLPRLSVDIDLAYCPINDRPTALQDISDSMQRLAKRVEELLPTASVNLTAPKNAAPKVLINYDGVMVKIEPNATIRGTVYETEYVGLQPEVERRFEMAVEVRRLSIHDLYGGKICAALDRQHPRDLFDVAQLLDTEGLSEKTRKAFIVYLLGHNRPMSELLNPNFQPLAEPYEKEFRGMTRTEVSVEKLEATRIQLVHEIKSGLSEKDKRFLLSVKQGSPKWSLLGIPHAEQLPAVRWKLHNIEQLRKNSVKHAEAVRKLKECFEI, from the coding sequence TTGAATAAATATGAAAAACAAGTGCGTATCCTGCTGAGGGTATTAGCCCTGATTGAATTTGACCATCCAAACGGAGACGGCTCCCCGTTCCTTGCTTTAAAGGGTGGAACGGCCCTTAATTTCTTTCTATGGGATTTACCTCGCCTATCTGTTGATATCGATCTTGCCTACTGTCCTATCAATGATAGGCCGACAGCCCTTCAAGATATATCTGACAGCATGCAACGGCTGGCGAAACGAGTTGAAGAACTTTTACCAACCGCTTCTGTCAACCTGACAGCGCCAAAGAATGCAGCCCCCAAAGTCCTCATCAACTATGATGGAGTCATGGTGAAAATAGAACCGAACGCAACTATTCGCGGAACTGTTTATGAAACTGAGTATGTAGGACTGCAACCGGAAGTTGAACGCCGCTTTGAAATGGCTGTAGAAGTACGCCGCCTTTCCATCCATGACCTATACGGCGGCAAGATATGTGCGGCACTGGATCGCCAGCACCCACGCGACTTATTTGATGTTGCACAGCTTCTTGATACGGAAGGACTCTCCGAGAAAACACGTAAGGCTTTTATTGTATATCTGCTCGGTCACAATCGCCCCATGTCCGAATTACTGAATCCAAACTTCCAGCCTCTCGCTGAACCATATGAAAAAGAATTTCGAGGAATGACGAGAACGGAAGTCTCAGTAGAAAAGCTTGAAGCAACTCGCATACAGTTAGTTCATGAAATCAAATCCGGCTTAAGCGAAAAGGACAAACGCTTTCTCTTGTCCGTCAAACAAGGCTCCCCTAAATGGAGCCTTCTAGGCATTCCCCATGCGGAGCAACTGCCTGCGGTGCGCTGGAAACTGCATAATATTGAGCAGTTACGGAAGAATTCGGTTAAGCATGCTGAGGCTGTGCGGAAGTTGAAGGAGTGTTTTGAGATATAA
- a CDS encoding type IV toxin-antitoxin system AbiEi family antitoxin: MQTSRGTKINQLIQTWPNGTIKDASELATLQVNSSLARNYIRQGWLVSVGRGVYAKAHDKLSWLGGLHQLQSSQLPIHAGGRTALELQGHVHYISSQERDSFLFAPPKTKLPAWFKNYDWKQKIIFTMTSLLAQSNEASFTEHDVGTFKVKISAPERAILELLHHVPQKISFDEAKQIMQGLGTLRPALMQTLLEQCNSIKVKRLFLFLAKDANHRWLTHLSRQNINLGSGKREIVKNGMLDKEFNITVPRDHDGELF; the protein is encoded by the coding sequence ATGCAGACATCAAGAGGAACAAAAATAAACCAACTTATACAAACATGGCCTAACGGAACCATTAAAGATGCTTCCGAACTTGCCACGTTACAGGTAAACAGCTCTTTAGCCCGAAATTACATCAGACAAGGCTGGCTGGTATCTGTTGGACGCGGAGTCTATGCAAAAGCTCACGATAAGCTTAGCTGGCTTGGAGGGCTGCATCAGCTACAGAGCTCCCAACTTCCGATTCATGCAGGAGGTCGGACGGCCTTGGAATTACAAGGTCACGTTCACTATATCTCGTCACAGGAGCGAGACTCCTTTCTGTTTGCGCCTCCAAAAACCAAGCTTCCAGCATGGTTCAAAAATTATGATTGGAAGCAAAAAATAATCTTCACCATGACATCACTTCTGGCTCAATCTAATGAAGCAAGCTTCACAGAACATGACGTTGGAACATTCAAAGTAAAAATATCAGCACCTGAGCGAGCAATATTAGAACTACTGCACCATGTGCCGCAAAAGATCAGTTTCGATGAAGCTAAGCAAATAATGCAAGGACTCGGCACCCTGCGCCCTGCTCTCATGCAAACGCTGCTTGAACAATGCAACAGTATCAAAGTTAAACGTCTTTTTCTGTTTCTCGCAAAAGATGCCAATCATCGCTGGCTCACTCATCTAAGCCGGCAAAACATAAATCTTGGTTCCGGCAAACGAGAAATCGTTAAAAACGGAATGCTGGATAAAGAATTTAATATCACCGTACCCAGAGACCACGACGGGGAACTATTTTGA